The Lutra lutra chromosome 7, mLutLut1.2, whole genome shotgun sequence genome segment GTAGACTCCctagagctttttatttttttttaagattttatttatttatttgacagagagagatcacaagtagacagagaggcaggcagagagagagagagagagagagggaagcaggctccccgccgagcagagagcctgatgcaggactcgatcccaggaccctgagaccatgacccgagccgaaggcagcggcctaacccactgagccacccaggtgcccctccctagagctttttaaaaaataaatttcggtggcacctggctggctcagtcagctaagcatccagcTCTGGGTTGGcacagctcatgatctcagggttggggggtggagcCCCACGTTGCACCctgagctgggcatggaacctacctaagatgctcgcttgctctctcgctccttttccctctgcccctccctccctctaaataagtaaataagtagggaagtaaataaataagtaagtaaataaataaagtttcttttggaaaaatgactGAATGGCTGATTTAGGTCTAGTGCAGGGAAATTAGTGTGTGAACCTGAGACAATCTCGttccagaaagcaagaaaacTTGTTTGCAAAAACTAAGGGAATACCatctgacccagcaatcccatgcCTATGCATCAcagcaaatgaaataaagacttaCACCCACATAAAAACCTATATgctaatgtttacagcagcagtgTTCATACCATCCACAAGTTGGAATCAACCCAAATGCTCATCAACTGATGAACGAATAAACAATTATGATAtaaggggtgtctggctggctcagttggtacaacatgtgactcctgatgtcagggtcaagagttcaagccccacactgggcgtgAAGactactgaatttaaaaaaaaaaaaaaaagtgtggtacATTCACAAAAGGGAATtctacacagcaataaaaaggaaagaaccacTAACTTTTGCCACTAATGAATTAATCTCAGAAACACTATGGTAAGAGAAAGAAGtttaagtcaaaaaaaaaaaaagaggggcgcctgggtggctcagtgggttaagccgctgccttcggctcaggtcatgatctcggagtcctgggatcgagtcccgcatcgggctctctgctcagcagggagcctgcttcctcctgtctctctgcctgcttgtgatctctctctgtcaaataaataaataaaatctttaaaaaaaaaaaaaaagagagagagagagagagagtgagaagtaAACCACACAAACATATGGTATAACATagggcattctggaaaaggtaaaactatagaGATGGAAATCAGATCAGACTTTTCCAGGGGCtgagggtgggagaaggggtGGATTATGAAAAAACATGAGAaactttttggggtgatggacaTAGTCTGTATGTTGGCTCTGATGGTTATAGGACTGCATGGATTTGTTACAGTTCACAGAACTGTATGCCTAAGGAGGATACATTTTATACTTGCAATTATACTTTAACAAACATATACTAATTGATGGGCTCAGAGGAACAGACTTGAAGGAGTTCCCACAGGCCAGTTTTGAACAATTTAAACATTAAGAATGATGATAGTAATGGATATTAAGcacattaagtttaaaaatatccGAGAGTCCAGAGTCACCCTGATTACAGAGGGGAAACTCTACCTTTCTGAATGAtgggatctttttatttttttaataaagattttatttatttgtcagagagagagggagagagagcaagcacaggccgacagaatggcaggcagaggcagagggagaagcaggctcaccgccgagcaaggagcccgattgggactcgatcccaggatgctgggatcatgacccgagccaaaggcagctgctcaaccaactgagccacccaggcgatccTGAATGATGGGATCTTAGAGTCACTACCTTAACTCAGGGTCAAACTTAACATCACCAATAGTGAGACAAAACTTTTACAATGTGCCTCCTGATATAATGTGGTGACAAATACAGAACATCCCCTCAGATGGATTCttgctacaaaaatgaaaaaggtttGGAAGTAGGGGTAATttttgcacaacattgtgaatgtaatgAATGCCaatgaattatacacttaaaatagcTGAGGGTTTGAAAATGGCAGGAAGGGGTCACAACACAAAGAACTTGGGCAGCCTCTGGCTGGAAAGGGAAGGCATCAGATTCTTCTCTAGAACCCCtagaaaggaatgcagccctacAGACTCTTTGAGTTTAGCCTTGTGAGACCCACGTTAGACTTCTAACTACCaaaaaagaacttacacaattcatccaaaaaacaaataatcccagggccctggctggctcagtcagtagagcgtgggactcttggtctcagggtacagtttacttaaaaagaaacaaaacaaaacaaaacccaattagaaaagggcagaggacctgaataaacatttgtccaaagcagacatccagacagccaacagacacgtgacaagatgctcagcatcactcatcaaggaaatgcaaatcagaaccacagtgagctatcatctcacacctgtcagaatggttaaaattaaaaagataagaaataacaagtgttggtgaagatgtggagaaaaaccctcgtgcaccattggtgggaatgcaaactagagCAGTCCCTGgggaaaactgtatggagtttcctcaaaaaattaaaaatagaattaccatatgaaccagtaattccactactgggtattttctcaaagaaaacaaaaatactagggacgcctgggtggctcagtgggttaagccgccgcctttggctcaggtcatgatcccgaggtcatgggatcgagtcccgcatcgggctccttgctcggcagggaacctgcttctccctctgcctctgcctgcctcgctgcctgcttgtgtgtactcacttgctttctctctctctctctctctctctggcaaataaataaaaaaaaaatctttaaaaaaaagaaaaaagaaaacaaaaacactaattcgaaaagatacatgtacccctatatttattgcagcattatttacagtagccaagatatggaagcaacatgAGTGTCTATAAATAGATGAGCGACTAAAGacaatgtggtgtatatatacagtggaatattacccaaccataaaaaagaatgaaattttgtcatttgcaacacgATGGATCTAAAGGGTGTAAATCTAAgtaaaatcagtcagagaaagacaaataccatataatttccaccccatgtggaatttaagatacaaaacaaatgaacaaaggacaaacacatacacacacaaaaacagattcaaatacaaaactaatggttaccagaagaggggaggggaggggatgggtgaaacaggtgaggGGGGATTAGGAGCACACTTAttgtgatgggcactgagtatagaattgctgaatcactattttatacccggaactaatataacactgttcgagttcaataaaaaaagttaaaatggcagattttatgttacatatattttatcacagatttttaaaaattagtgtaaTAAACTGaaagccactgaattatacactttacttatttttatttatttatttgagagagagagagcatgaacaagctgtaggggcagagggagagagtatctcaagcactcagagcctaacacagggctcaatctcatgatcctgagatcacagcctgagctgaaactaacagtcagacacttaaccgactgaaccacccaggcacccctgaattatacactttaaatggatgaactgCATGATATGTGATATTTtgataaaggtttaaaaaaatttttcacaaaaTGCCAAAATCCATACCTTTTTAAgtgaaagataattatttttggtGCTTTGGAGATACTGGCTTTTACAGCTGTTTCTTGCTTGGTTTCACAGAAGGAACAGTGAATTTGGTTATTCCAGGCCAGTGTGTCTTGCTGAAAAAAACTCTGGAGACAGTCCTGTGGAGGAAAAACGCATTTGGTGACTACATTGGATCAAGGGCAGCCTGGGCTCTCTGTTTACAACTTTGCAACAACTGCGGAAAAGTGATCCTCAGCGCTTTCCTCAAAGTCAACATACCCAGGAGATCCCAGCATCACTAGTGGCAGCCTGCACAGCTGTAAAGTCTACCTGATGAAGGAGGGGCTTCTTTCTCCTTCAGTTACTGAAATGGATCCAAGTGCCCATCTCACTTCCAATCTCTGGGTCAGCATTTTAATCTTTCTGGTTTATTTCAGAACAATATTGACGGTGCAGTTTCCACTAACCAAGTCAGGCAGCTGTTTTATGTTATGTGTCTCATCACAGAAGGGATCCAGAGACTGAAAAAAGACCATATGCAGTGTTTTGGCGGCTGACCCTTAATAAAGACAGTGGAATGGACAGAATTTGATCCTGTGCACACAGGAGCCACCCTGAGTGCAGCCAGACCCGTCGGCTCTGCCAGCCACTAACCTAACGAGGACGATGAGCACAGATCATGTGTTCAGTATACATGTTAGTCTCTTTGGAATTTGTTTCCAGTCATCTTTAGCAATTTATTCTGAGAACAAAGCCCACTTCTAAATAAGTAGTAGGATTCTATTCTCCAATTCTAGTATGTGAAAACTTTTTGCAGTAGATGTGCTTTCATAATTTAGGTAGAAAAATCAAATGGGTATTATTCTGCAAGGAAACTTATTACTCTCTGCCTTCTACAACCACCCCGATTTACAGATTAATCTTAGGTATGACGGTGAATAAAATTAAAGAGGTAAGTTCCCTATATGCACCAAGCCATCTCAGTAGACTGAATAAAGCCCACCTGTCATTTCACTTTTACAGTGAGGCTGTTTTAATGAGTACATTTAGAAATACCACCGAATtctgggagtgcaagctggtgcagccactctggaaaacagtatggaggttcctcaaaaagttgaaaataggggcacctgggtggctcagtgggttaaagcctctgccttcggctcaggtcatgatcccagggtcctggaatcaagctccgtgtcgggctctctgctccgcaggaagcctgcttcctcccctctctgcctgtctctctgcctacttgtgatctctgtcaaataaataagatcttaaaaaaaaaaaaaagttgaaaatagagctaccctatgacccagcaatcgcactactgggtattaccccaaagttaaaaatgtagtgatctgaagggtcatgtgcacccatatgttgatagcagcaatgtccacaatagccaaactatggaaagaacctagatgtccatcaacagatgaatggataaagaagatgtgatacacacacacacacacacacacacatatacatacacaatggaatatcattcagccatcaaaatatgaaatatcattcagccatcaaaatatgaaatcatgctatttgcaacaatgtggatggaactagagggtgttatgctaagtgaagtcaattagagaaagacaattatcatatgatctcactgataggaggaatttgagaaacaagacagaggatcatgggggaagggagggaaaaatgaaacaagatgaaaccagagaaggagaggaaccataagagactcttaatctcaggaaacaaactgagggttgctagaggggaaggggctggggagggatgggatggctgggtgatggacattggggagggtatgtgttgtggtgagcactgtgtattgtgtaagactggtgaatcacagacctgtacccccagggcaaataatacattatatgttaatttaaaaaaacttggaaaaaaaaggattacaaCCAAATTCACAGTCACTTTCGGCTGTAAATGTTGTCCTCATGGGCTTCAATTTGCTTTAAGTGACAAAGCAGCACCCTCATAATACACAGTGTGGGGAACAGCCCTGAGAGGGAGCATCAAGGAGCAAGAATCACTCCCTACCTGAAGAGAGCACTCGTATTCAGAtggaatggggagagagaggatggtGAAGACTTCATTCTTGTAGGTGCAGCTCTCACACTTCAAACACATGAAGCTGTAGTTGAGCTGCCCTTCAAACAGCTGTGTGATGATGGAGGACTCATTGGCAATCACCTTCCTGCAGCACCTTGGAATAGACCCTTTCTCGTATGATCTTCTCCGATGGTACTGAATCAAGGAACAAATTAGCCCCAAATCAACTCTTGGTTATCAAAAAAAGCTTTTGATGGAAtgacttgatatttttttctatcagaaTGATACATCGCTACCAGAAACCAGTTAGTTTTGGATTTAGATGATACATAGAGTCAGATCCTCTTAAGGATACATGttaggtggggtgcctgggtgactcggtagGGTAAGTCTCCGactcctgctttcagctcaggtcatggtctcagggttgtgagatccagccctgtgtggaGCCCCCGCGAGGTTCCACAGTGGGCTCTGCATGGGGAAAAATATCCACATTCAGCGGGGAGtccttcagattctctctctgcccctcccctatcatgctgtctctctaaataaataaacctttcttaaaaaggtatatattagggggcacctggctggctcagtcattaagcgtctaccttcagctcagatcatggtcccagggttctgggattgagccccgcatcgggttccgtGCTTGGcaggaaacttgcttctccctctcccattccccctgcttgtgttccctctcttctgtgcctgtcaaataaatacataaaaccttttaaaaaggtatatattAGGTTTGATTTCTGACAATTATTTTCCTCCTTCAGTGAAGCTGAGGATGACGACACACTCACCTGTGAAAACACATGTCCGAGCCCCAGAAGCCTCCATGGAGCCTGTGATAACATGGCATAGGCTCCTAGAGGAAGTTTTTCCTGGGAAGAGGCTGAGTAGGGTTCTGAGCTAGCTTTCGCTCATGCAGACTGGTGGAGGAGTGAAATGGAGGAAACTGTCCTCCTTCCAGCCCCTTCAGATTTGCcctcttttacttttattgttagaaaacactttttaaaaaaagcaaatcttaAATTCTTAAGGCAGCCCAAGTTAGCTTTGCGAACTGATTTGAACTTCACTCACGTTGAAGGGTACCATTTCCGGGAGCGTAGCCTGACTTCTCAGTGTCTGAACGGCCTCACCAGACGGTCCACTTGGAAGACACGTTAGCCCACAGCCAGCTCTGCTTTGAGCCATGCACACTATCCCCACTTTGCCTTGCTGCTTTCGTCAGGCTCTACTGCCAAGGTCTTCCACCTGATGGGCCTCTGATGCGCCTAATTCCAGCTCTGGTCTTGGGAGTGAGAATGCTATTTATTTCAGATTGGCTGCAAATGAGGACCTACGTGTTTTTGCTGACCACCACCTTACCCctttggctaaaaaaaaaaaaaaaaaaaaaaaagtgctaccgTGAATATCTTAGtagcagtaaaaatgaaaaatggaactGAGGATTGCAGATGAGAATGATTAATGGTTATCGTTTGCGATCTTTTGCCAAAGCATTTCCTGGATGGGAAGTATGAGGTAAGCTAACATCAGCACAAGGGCACCGCATAAAACCAAGGACCTATCTTTGGAGGGTATGTGAACTCAGATCAAGGCTGAAGGCAATGAGTCTTACAAAGAAGAGTAAAACCCTTCGTAACTGGCCAGCTCATGTTTTATTAAATGGTGGTACATCCTGATCGGTGAAGAACTCCAGTTTGGAATGTTTGGCATGAAGATGAAACTTTGCAGTTTGGGTGTGTCCTTTGATACCCAGCTTCATATTTTCTTGGGTTTGTAGTTACCAAGAACATGTATTGTAAAGCTCTGTATGTTATATTGTAGTATGTTGTATATTGTAAAACTCTGTATATCTcacaaggaatatatttttttaaaaaattgagattttcacttcaaaaaaaaCTAGTGTGTGCAGATGTTATTTGCAAAGGGAACAGATTGGTGGTTCCCACACCTGTTGATCACTGGAAACACCACGTGAGCTTTCCCAAGGGACAGCCCAAGACATTCAAATTCAGTAACACCGAGTGAGGGGCTTAGGATGTGTGTGGTAAAActcttcccaggtgattctgatgattATTTGGTAAACACAAAACAATTCAAATACTAACTTGAATGTGAGCCACAGTACTCCAGGACCTGTGCTTGGCAGAGAGGGGGCAATGTTGACAGGACAGATGAAAGAACGAAAAAACGAAAGTTGCTGATAGAGCTGAAGGGTCCCTCTTATTTCAAAGGCCATTAATTCTACATACCTTTTTCAGGGCTTCATGAAGTTCATTCAGGACATAAATCAAGAATTCCTGAGCATCTTGCTGTGTCTTCTTCATAAATGCTGGGTAGAGGTTGCCAAGAGCTGACCGAAATATTTCTGGTGAGACACATTCTGAATCTCCAAGCCACATGTCTGTCATCACATAGGCAAAAGCAGTGGCAACCTCACTGCACTCCCttggaagagggacagagaatgtTTCCAGCTGATTCAATGACAGGAAGGCATCTAAAAACTCAAGCATGCGgcatcagaccaaaaaaaaattcctttcttagCTGAATTTCCCTTGTCATTACTCACCCCAGCAATGGTCTCCAGGGGCCTCTGGGGCTCTTGGTTAGCCCTGagtagggacttttttttttttttaagattttttatttatttattcaacagagagagagagagatcacaagtaggcagagaagcaggcagagagagagaggaggaagcaggctccccgatgtgcagagagcccgacgtggagctcgatcccaagaccctgagatcatgacctgagccgaaggcagaggcttaacccactgagccacccaggcgccccctgagtagGGACTTTGGAGGGCTCCCTCTCTAACCTCACCTTGGGGGAGCAGGGAGTCGGGGTTGGGTGGCAGGGAACACAAATGGTCTTACTTTTGAAGAGCAGTAATGTACTTTCCCGAGAGAAAGTATTCCACCAGCGGCGAAATGCTGCCAAGACACTGTAAGATGGCGTTCATGTAGCACGTGTTGCCCAAGTTCCGCAGGCCGGTCACTCCCTGGAAATGGGGCTGGTTCTCCTCGGCCTCATTCACAGGGCAGTTGTCATAATGATCTGTGCACTCTGCACTGTGTGGCGCCatgtgggaggaaaggaaagcatcTTGAAGGACCACAATATGTACCCACGATTGTAAGGCCCTCTCAAGCCCATGCCACCTATAGTTCTCAGCGAGACTTCTGTTGAAGACATTCCTGACCAGGGACATAAGTATTCGAACCCAAATCTAAAATCCCATCACTTATTCTGGAACTCTGAACAGTGCCAGTGGCTGAAGAAGCAGAAGTAAAAATCTCTTCCTGAAACCACAGCCAGAGGACAGAAAATAGTGGCCTTTCAGAGACCTAGAATTGCTTGGCTAAAAATGCAGAATTTCCCTCTAACTACtaaagtattggggcacctgggtggctcggtcttcttgatttcaattcaggtcactgtctcagggttgtgagattgagccccctgtggggctctgcactcagcagggaccctgcttctccctcccccgctgtccctccccctgctcacccaCACACTCTCTgcctcactctaaaataaataaataaatcttaaataaatcaataccaaagtattttttttttctgggcaagtaatttaattattattagtagtaacaATAATAGCAATAGTAGTTAATAATAACAAGAGCTATTATGGGTGGATTTTgcattttcccatttcccatttaATTCTTTCCACAATTTTATGGGgtgtgtatatttgtttttaaatcctgttTTACAGAGCAGATACCACATTTAAATGGTTTAGTCATTTGCctaaacacatatatattatgtgtggTGGTATGTGGAGAGAAGGAATATTCACCTACCTACCTATCAAGTTACTTGGATTTATGTATCGTAcattaactctgtgtgtgtgtgtgtgtgtgtgtgtgtgtgtacacatacacatatatggtatatatacatattgagAGCATATGCACATTCTAAGAGCATATATACATCTATTAAGAAGGTGCAGATTATGTAGTTAATAAACAGGAACCTAAACCCATTTTTGACCAAGTGACTGATGTAGGATGTCCTCAACAGATAGCTGTGGAGTTAGAGAGTTCTTTGCAGGGGCCAGCCCTGTGCAGAGGAGAGAACGCCAGAGGCTCCCAGGGGGGGCCTCCTCTGTCCACACACAGCTTCCTTTTGTCCTTTAGCTATTGCTCAAGGCAGCCTGGTATCCTTTATGACTTTTCTTCCCATGTGCAGGATCTAAGACTGGGTCTCCATGAGACTGTTAGCTCACCTCAGCATCTCTATTTACAATTCTGCCAGTTTGAAATGTGTCCGCTATTACCAGATGgtcattttcatgtttgttttctgaCGTCTTCAGAGGTCCTGCACAGTCCCTTGTTAGGGGTGTCTACTGCCTAAATATCAAAGAGCATCTTCCCTTCCTCTTGGGGGACCTCCACGGGGTCAAACCTGAGGGAACCCTTCCAAATGCAGCATGTACCCCCTGACTCCTTTGACATGGCAttccgcgccccccaccccagcccccgaGTTCTTGAGAAAGCTATAGTAGAGAGTGGCTCACAGGACGTAGTAGATGCCGAAGTCATCTGCAGGGAGGGGCCGCCGTGAAGTCATTGTAGTGAGACCACGGTGGACTTACACTTCTACTCAGGTGCTGCATTGAATCCTTTTAACTTCATTTCTTCAAGCCTGTTACTTTGgctcttttttgtttgtaatCAACAATGTATGTGTTTCTCTCCCCTTGCAGGAGCTGCAGACTGATTTCTCTCTGAACTCTGGTACCTTCCAACTTGGATTTCCCACGCATCATAATAATTTCCATTCACCCTCAAAATTCTAGCATGTTGCCATGAGAGACCATTACTCAGAtgcttaaaaactttaaaagtattagatataggggcacctgggtggctcagttagttagcgtccagctcttggtttcggacctggaggggcacctgagtggctcagctgacTGACCATctggttgaggtcatgatctcagggttgtgagatcgagttctgcatcgggctccgtgctaGTGTGGAGGCTGCGtgcagttctctctctccctctcccctcctgctctctctctctcaaaaataaattaataaacaaataaataaaatttaaaaactggagaAACAGGACAATTACATATAGTACCCAATGCTGAGTAGGATCctggatcaggaaaaaaaaattgctataaaaGGACATTATTGGGACAATTGACAAAATCTAAATAGGATTATATAGGAATAGTTTTGTACCAATGTTGAATCCTGTGAAAAAtgtttaagagatttatttatttatttgacagagaaagagagagagagaaaaaacactagcggagggggcaaagggagacagagaagcagactctcccctgggCAGGGAGCGCGATGAGgggtccgatcccaggaccctgagattacaagccgagccgaaggcagacgcttaactgagccacccaggcgccccgaatcttCTGAAATTTATGAGATGGTATCCTGTTTATGAaa includes the following:
- the USP50 gene encoding inactive ubiquitin carboxyl-terminal hydrolase 50 isoform X2, which codes for MNAILQCLGSISPLVEYFLSGKYITALQKECSEVATAFAYVMTDMWLGDSECVSPEIFRSALGNLYPAFMKKTQQDAQEFLIYVLNELHEALKKYHRRRSYEKGSIPRCCRKVIANESSIITQLFEGQLNYSFMCLKCESCTYKNEVFTILSLPIPSEYECSLQDCLQSFFQQDTLAWNNQIHCSFCETKQETAVKASISKAPKIIIFHLKRFDILGTMKRKLRTDIHYPLTNLDLTPYICPVFRKHPKYNLCAVVNHFGDLDGGHYTAFCKNSVTQAWYSFDDTRVSEIPDTSVQTATAYLLFYSCQPFSIPVTKCKS
- the USP50 gene encoding inactive ubiquitin carboxyl-terminal hydrolase 50 isoform X1; its protein translation is MTSRRPLPADDFGIYYVLAECTDHYDNCPVNEAEENQPHFQGVTGLRNLGNTCYMNAILQCLGSISPLVEYFLSGKYITALQKECSEVATAFAYVMTDMWLGDSECVSPEIFRSALGNLYPAFMKKTQQDAQEFLIYVLNELHEALKKYHRRRSYEKGSIPRCCRKVIANESSIITQLFEGQLNYSFMCLKCESCTYKNEVFTILSLPIPSEYECSLQDCLQSFFQQDTLAWNNQIHCSFCETKQETAVKASISKAPKIIIFHLKRFDILGTMKRKLRTDIHYPLTNLDLTPYICPVFRKHPKYNLCAVVNHFGDLDGGHYTAFCKNSVTQAWYSFDDTRVSEIPDTSVQTATAYLLFYSCQPFSIPVTKCKS